Proteins encoded in a region of the Zunongwangia endophytica genome:
- a CDS encoding DoxX family protein: MSHHQLAFLLARITLGINFFLHGFVRIPKLGDFANGVTQGFEGTMLPLGLVEIFAYAIPILEVALGTCIILGLASKKTLTATAIFMMLLISGSAFKEDWGAVGTQMLYALYIFFLVKNLEYEVWAVRKSNEM, from the coding sequence ATGTCTCATCATCAACTTGCTTTTCTACTAGCCAGAATCACGCTTGGAATTAATTTTTTCCTGCATGGTTTTGTCCGGATTCCAAAATTAGGAGATTTTGCAAACGGAGTAACACAAGGCTTCGAAGGCACGATGCTTCCTTTGGGTTTAGTTGAAATTTTCGCTTACGCAATTCCTATTCTGGAAGTTGCTCTTGGAACGTGCATTATCTTAGGCCTGGCGAGTAAAAAAACACTTACAGCCACGGCTATTTTTATGATGTTATTAATCAGCGGTTCTGCTTTCAAAGAAGACTGGGGTGCTGTTGGCACACAGATGCTTTATGCATTATATATATTTTTCCTTGTGAAAAATCTGGAATATGAAGTTTGGGCGGTAAGGAAAAGTAATGAGATGTGA
- a CDS encoding tryptophan-rich sensory protein, whose translation MKPKLLAVLNFISVLIALFVSYYTQAVELNGNTMGSLSKEYFNLFTPAPYAFAIWGIIYLGLLSFSGYQIYQAFGSQNDLKFLQQTKLWFVLANLSTSAWVIFWLYEYTGLSVFLMFLILFSLIKIILNTNMERWDAPLKIIAFSWWPICFYSGWIAVATIANISAYLAKIGWNGGIFSEVQWAIIMIVVAAILNIVMIYTRNLREFAAVGIWALFAIYMRHSEEQTLIAYVALGGAILIGINCAYHGFINRKENPMYRMFN comes from the coding sequence ATGAAACCTAAATTACTTGCCGTACTCAATTTTATATCTGTTCTTATCGCACTTTTTGTTAGTTATTATACGCAAGCCGTAGAACTTAACGGGAATACGATGGGAAGCTTAAGTAAGGAGTATTTTAATCTTTTTACGCCGGCGCCTTATGCTTTTGCTATTTGGGGCATTATTTATTTGGGTTTGCTCTCCTTTTCGGGATATCAAATATATCAGGCTTTTGGATCTCAAAACGATCTTAAGTTTCTTCAGCAAACAAAATTATGGTTTGTTTTAGCGAATCTTAGTACTTCTGCCTGGGTAATTTTTTGGTTATATGAATATACGGGTTTATCGGTTTTCTTGATGTTTTTAATTCTGTTTTCGCTTATCAAAATTATCCTGAATACCAACATGGAACGCTGGGATGCACCTTTAAAAATTATTGCTTTTAGCTGGTGGCCTATTTGTTTTTATTCGGGTTGGATCGCGGTTGCTACCATAGCTAATATTTCGGCTTATTTGGCTAAGATTGGTTGGAATGGCGGCATCTTTTCTGAAGTGCAATGGGCAATTATAATGATTGTTGTTGCTGCCATTTTGAATATTGTAATGATTTATACTCGCAATTTGCGTGAATTCGCTGCGGTGGGTATCTGGGCGCTTTTTGCCATTTATATGCGACATTCTGAAGAGCAAACTTTAATCGCTTATGTCGCTTTAGGCGGAGCTATTCTAATCGGAATCAACTGTGCATACCACGGCTTCATTAACCGAAAAGAAAACCCGATGTATCGAATGTTTAATTAG
- a CDS encoding dihydrolipoyl dehydrogenase family protein, whose amino-acid sequence MAIEEFDVFVIGTGTAGKGVAIDCAEAGWKVAIADNREYGGTCPNRGCDPKKVLVGITEILERSRNMMGLGISKMPEVSWEDLQNFKSKFTDAIPAATEKDLAALDIKMYHQSPKFLDKNTLSVEGKTVKAKKIVIATGHKPMPLHIPGKELLMHSDDFLELEKLPKSMIFIGAGYIGMEFAHIAARLGVDVTMIDAKSRPLSNFDEDMVAHLTEASEDIGIKFIFNAKASKVEKLRKYTQVTAELKNGDEVTAKAELVFNTAGRVPSVEELDLEKGEVAYTNKGITVNGHLQNTTNEDVYACGDVSDSEGLPLTPLSSQESRVVSTNLIGKYNKTEAHYPPQPSVVFTLPNVASVGLSEEQVKEKGLDYVIKHKSVPSWFNSKRIANQHYAFKVIKDKKTEKVLGAHLVGPDAGEMINMFVMAMGGDLSCKDLKAMIFAYPTWSNDIKGMT is encoded by the coding sequence ATGGCTATAGAAGAATTTGATGTTTTTGTAATTGGTACCGGAACTGCCGGAAAAGGTGTGGCTATAGATTGCGCCGAGGCCGGGTGGAAAGTAGCCATTGCCGATAATCGAGAGTATGGAGGCACATGCCCAAATCGTGGCTGCGATCCTAAAAAAGTTTTGGTGGGAATTACTGAAATTCTGGAACGTTCCCGGAATATGATGGGTCTGGGAATTTCTAAAATGCCGGAAGTAAGCTGGGAAGATTTGCAGAATTTTAAAAGCAAATTTACCGATGCTATTCCCGCAGCTACCGAGAAAGATTTAGCGGCTCTGGATATAAAAATGTATCATCAATCGCCAAAATTTCTAGACAAGAATACACTCTCAGTTGAAGGTAAAACAGTAAAAGCAAAAAAGATCGTGATTGCAACGGGGCATAAACCAATGCCACTACATATCCCCGGAAAAGAATTATTAATGCATAGTGATGATTTTCTGGAACTGGAAAAATTGCCTAAATCAATGATCTTTATTGGTGCTGGCTATATCGGGATGGAATTTGCACATATTGCTGCGCGTCTCGGAGTTGATGTTACCATGATCGATGCTAAATCCCGACCGCTTTCTAACTTTGATGAAGATATGGTAGCGCACCTCACAGAGGCCTCAGAAGACATCGGCATTAAATTCATATTTAACGCCAAAGCATCAAAAGTTGAAAAACTAAGAAAATATACTCAGGTTACTGCGGAATTAAAAAATGGCGATGAGGTTACGGCAAAAGCTGAACTTGTTTTTAATACCGCTGGTCGCGTGCCTTCTGTAGAAGAATTAGATCTCGAGAAAGGAGAGGTTGCTTACACAAATAAAGGAATTACCGTAAACGGACATTTACAGAATACCACCAACGAAGACGTTTATGCTTGTGGAGATGTTTCTGATAGTGAAGGATTGCCACTTACACCGTTATCCTCTCAAGAATCACGAGTAGTTTCTACAAATCTTATTGGTAAATACAACAAAACCGAAGCACATTATCCACCCCAGCCTTCTGTAGTTTTTACGTTACCTAATGTGGCTTCCGTAGGACTTTCAGAAGAACAGGTAAAAGAGAAAGGTCTCGATTATGTGATTAAGCATAAATCTGTCCCTAGCTGGTTTAATTCTAAACGAATTGCCAATCAGCATTACGCATTTAAAGTTATCAAAGATAAAAAGACAGAGAAAGTTCTTGGCGCTCATCTGGTTGGACCGGATGCCGGAGAAATGATCAACATGTTCGTGATGGCCATGGGCGGTGATCTTTCCTGCAAGGATTTAAAAGCTATGATTTTTGCCTATCCAACATGGAGCAATGATATTAAGGGAATGACTTGA
- a CDS encoding methionine aminotransferase, whose translation MIFPEINSKLPNTPESIFSKMSGMASQYQAINMSQGFPGFKSDDYLKELVFKAMKDGYNQYAPLAGIPELREEIINKIENLHGKKYHVDSEITVTSGASQAIYCGISAFVHPGDEVIIFKPAYDIYEPIVKSNGGIPVPIQLKGKEYQVDWEEVETKISDKTRMIVINSPHNPSGSILSREDMLRLEKLLKNTNIILLSDEVYEHIIFDDRKHQSASAFKDLAERAIVCASFGKTFHNTGWKMGYCVAPEVLMKEIRKIHEITVFCVNHPMQRAFAEYLKNPETYLSLPNFYQQKRDYFLDLIKDTKFKTVPSAGTYFQLVDYSEITSESDILFAAKMVKEYRLASIPVSVFNIDQQDHKQLRFCFAKENETLEKAAEILSKIG comes from the coding sequence GCCTGAAAGCATTTTCTCTAAAATGAGCGGAATGGCTTCGCAATATCAGGCGATAAATATGTCGCAGGGGTTTCCGGGTTTTAAAAGTGATGATTATCTGAAAGAACTGGTTTTCAAAGCGATGAAAGATGGCTATAATCAATACGCACCACTAGCAGGGATTCCTGAATTAAGAGAAGAAATCATTAATAAAATTGAAAATCTGCATGGTAAAAAATATCATGTAGATTCTGAAATTACGGTCACTTCAGGAGCATCACAGGCTATTTATTGCGGGATTTCAGCGTTTGTGCATCCGGGAGACGAGGTGATTATTTTTAAACCCGCTTACGATATTTACGAGCCCATCGTAAAATCAAATGGCGGAATTCCGGTTCCTATTCAGCTTAAAGGAAAAGAATATCAAGTAGATTGGGAAGAAGTTGAAACTAAAATTAGCGATAAAACGCGAATGATCGTAATCAATTCGCCTCACAATCCCAGCGGTAGTATTTTGTCTAGAGAGGATATGCTGCGCTTAGAAAAGCTATTAAAAAACACCAATATCATTTTGCTTAGCGACGAAGTTTACGAGCATATTATATTTGATGATCGAAAACATCAAAGTGCTTCCGCTTTTAAAGATTTAGCAGAAAGAGCCATCGTTTGCGCGTCCTTTGGTAAGACTTTTCATAATACAGGTTGGAAAATGGGCTATTGCGTAGCTCCAGAAGTATTGATGAAAGAGATACGCAAAATCCATGAAATTACCGTTTTCTGTGTGAATCATCCCATGCAACGAGCCTTTGCTGAATATCTTAAAAACCCGGAGACCTATCTTAGTTTGCCTAATTTCTATCAGCAAAAAAGAGATTATTTTTTAGATTTAATTAAGGATACCAAGTTTAAGACAGTTCCTTCCGCAGGAACTTATTTTCAGTTAGTAGATTATTCAGAAATTACCAGCGAGTCAGATATTTTGTTTGCAGCAAAGATGGTCAAAGAATATCGTTTGGCTTCTATTCCGGTGTCTGTTTTCAACATCGATCAACAAGATCATAAGCAATTGAGATTTTGTTTTGCTAAGGAAAATGAAACACTGGAAAAAGCGGCTGAAATATTATCTAAAATTGGCTAA
- a CDS encoding SDR family NAD(P)-dependent oxidoreductase codes for MDYQLKDKKVFISGSTKGIGYAAAKTIALEGAEVIINGSSQDSVNTSLENLRKDTDSKKISGIACDFSKTEEIDALITQLGSVDVLINNVGIFANKDFFDTTDEDWQQFYDINVMSGVRLSRALMPKMKEKGWGRIIFISSESALNIPVEMVHYGMTKTAMLAISRGLAEMTTGTGITVNSVLPGPTRTEGLEKDVPEDQDFENFQKEFFKNDRPTSILKRFADPQEVANMIAYVASPLSSATNGAKLKVEGGVVKYI; via the coding sequence ATGGATTATCAATTAAAAGATAAAAAGGTTTTCATTTCAGGATCAACTAAAGGTATTGGATACGCAGCAGCAAAGACGATTGCTTTGGAAGGTGCTGAAGTTATTATCAACGGAAGTTCACAGGACTCTGTGAATACTTCGTTGGAAAACCTTAGAAAAGATACCGATAGTAAAAAGATAAGCGGAATCGCCTGTGATTTCAGCAAAACTGAAGAAATTGATGCTCTAATTACCCAACTTGGTAGTGTTGATGTCTTAATTAATAACGTTGGCATTTTTGCTAACAAAGATTTTTTCGACACTACCGATGAAGACTGGCAGCAATTCTATGATATTAACGTAATGAGTGGCGTTCGTCTTTCACGTGCTTTAATGCCAAAAATGAAAGAAAAAGGATGGGGAAGAATTATCTTTATTTCTAGCGAAAGTGCCTTAAATATCCCAGTAGAAATGGTTCACTACGGAATGACTAAAACTGCAATGCTCGCGATTTCTCGTGGTTTAGCTGAAATGACTACCGGAACCGGAATTACCGTAAACAGCGTTTTACCTGGACCAACAAGAACTGAAGGATTAGAAAAAGACGTTCCTGAGGATCAGGATTTTGAAAACTTTCAAAAAGAATTTTTCAAAAACGATCGCCCAACATCGATCTTAAAACGTTTTGCCGATCCACAAGAGGTAGCAAATATGATTGCTTACGTGGCAAGTCCGCTTTCCTCTGCAACTAATGGCGCAAAGCTAAAGGTTGAAGGTGGAGTAGTTAAATATATTTAA
- the pdeM gene encoding ligase-associated DNA damage response endonuclease PdeM, which yields MTLAIQNNHFQLACNGVSYWEEQQALLVADVHLGKISHFRKNGSAVPQTAILKNFDRLNESVAQFQPKQIIFLGDLFHSALNSEWNLFENWLQQQQAEVILIAGNHDIISPLHYDELGVKIHQELNIDNFRLTHHPEEQEDSFNICGHIHPGYRLVGLGKQHLKLKCFFRSERQLILPAFGEFTGCFVMKPEPKDQVFVCADAEVIQVN from the coding sequence ATGACATTAGCTATTCAAAATAATCATTTTCAACTTGCCTGTAATGGCGTTTCTTATTGGGAAGAGCAGCAAGCATTGCTGGTGGCTGATGTTCATTTGGGTAAAATATCGCACTTCAGAAAAAATGGGAGCGCGGTTCCACAAACTGCAATTCTAAAAAATTTTGATCGTTTAAATGAGTCGGTTGCGCAATTTCAGCCTAAGCAAATTATTTTTCTGGGGGATCTTTTTCACAGTGCTTTAAATTCTGAATGGAATTTATTCGAAAACTGGTTACAACAACAGCAAGCGGAAGTTATTTTAATCGCCGGAAACCACGATATTATATCTCCGCTACATTATGATGAGTTGGGTGTGAAAATTCATCAGGAATTAAACATCGATAACTTCAGATTAACTCATCATCCTGAGGAACAAGAAGACAGCTTCAATATTTGCGGGCATATTCATCCCGGTTATCGCTTAGTTGGATTAGGAAAACAACATTTAAAACTGAAATGTTTCTTCCGAAGTGAACGTCAATTAATTTTACCCGCTTTTGGCGAATTTACCGGTTGTTTTGTGATGAAACCTGAGCCAAAAGACCAGGTTTTTGTTTGTGCTGATGCTGAAGTAATTCAGGTGAATTAG